A genomic window from Rhizobium sp. EC-SD404 includes:
- a CDS encoding ubiquitin-activating E1 FCCH domain-containing protein, giving the protein MTELTRRNFLYAAGCLAASTSVSKAQTRVPADQQIGAVVPGRVTQSEIVLSPFQFQGRGDGVQDDSGAINAMFRYFRELMAQSGGQQAPIEISFSGGRWRLSDTVDATAITAWNWKMSGGHFYGECEGKPMFDLSGSRGYEINGIGFHGGRDRMPRSAWQAARLANSQFCDNVQFNDVAIDGFFSEACWVAFGQETAKHDHCTYYNSYHKGRVAIIEGYDGHSFVSEFGEVIRGSTSNVNVSLQGNCDFRYLPTLDQWQLADVSNSRSAVLTLSDHNLEAGDEVVFAYVGGMEYLSRVTAKVTAVTGDTVTTNLDTTSLETYTGGGVVIRRQTKSPLYIARTEGISLADAYIVAYGQPHIEIGFPDASFPFIEMFSAPRILFEGSGNESNIVFNTGAVETAKVLGFELSTYNSNAVEALISSNGGVIAIYKPVVDMFSSLWSATLLNNPKFFAMYGAEILFSSVDQTEADQMIAFNGRITSVSDGNTYEIGKIYID; this is encoded by the coding sequence ATGACAGAACTGACAAGGCGGAACTTTCTATATGCGGCCGGGTGCCTTGCTGCCTCCACATCGGTGTCGAAAGCCCAGACCCGTGTTCCGGCAGATCAGCAGATCGGCGCAGTAGTACCTGGCAGGGTAACCCAATCAGAAATCGTACTCTCTCCCTTTCAGTTTCAAGGTCGCGGCGACGGGGTCCAAGATGATTCAGGCGCGATAAACGCGATGTTTCGATACTTCCGCGAATTGATGGCTCAGAGCGGAGGCCAGCAGGCCCCAATCGAGATCAGCTTTTCCGGTGGAAGGTGGCGATTGTCAGATACTGTCGACGCCACAGCAATCACCGCATGGAATTGGAAAATGAGCGGAGGTCATTTTTACGGTGAATGCGAAGGCAAGCCGATGTTTGACCTCAGCGGATCGCGTGGTTACGAGATCAACGGCATCGGCTTTCACGGAGGCCGCGACCGCATGCCGCGCTCGGCGTGGCAAGCGGCGCGACTGGCGAATTCCCAGTTTTGCGACAACGTCCAATTCAATGACGTGGCAATTGATGGCTTCTTTTCAGAGGCTTGCTGGGTTGCGTTTGGTCAAGAGACAGCCAAACACGACCACTGCACCTACTACAACAGCTACCACAAGGGGCGGGTTGCAATCATCGAAGGGTATGATGGCCATTCGTTTGTTTCAGAGTTCGGCGAGGTCATTCGTGGGTCAACAAGTAACGTCAACGTATCGTTACAGGGAAACTGTGATTTTCGCTATCTGCCGACACTTGATCAATGGCAACTTGCTGATGTCTCAAACAGCCGTAGTGCAGTACTCACGCTGAGCGATCACAACCTTGAGGCAGGTGATGAGGTGGTTTTCGCTTACGTCGGTGGAATGGAATATTTGTCTCGCGTTACTGCTAAAGTTACCGCTGTCACGGGCGATACTGTAACCACTAACTTAGACACGACTAGTCTGGAGACTTATACCGGTGGCGGTGTCGTTATTCGGCGTCAGACAAAAAGTCCATTATACATTGCAAGGACTGAGGGAATTAGCCTCGCCGACGCTTACATTGTTGCTTATGGTCAACCACATATCGAGATCGGTTTTCCCGACGCCAGTTTTCCATTCATCGAAATGTTCAGCGCTCCAAGAATCCTGTTCGAGGGCTCAGGAAATGAAAGCAATATTGTCTTTAATACTGGAGCAGTCGAGACGGCAAAAGTCCTAGGTTTTGAGCTATCGACTTATAATTCGAATGCTGTTGAAGCTTTAATCTCCAGCAACGGTGGCGTAATCGCAATCTACAAACCTGTTGTCGATATGTTCTCCAGCTTATGGAGTGCGACACTGTTGAATAATCCAAAATTCTTTGCGATGTATGGCGCAGAAATTCTGTTTTCATCGGTTGACCAAACAGAGGCCGATCAAATGATTGCATTCAACGGTCGAATAACTTCAGTATCTGACGGAAATACGTACGAAATCGGCAAGATTTATATTGATTAA
- a CDS encoding ABC transporter permease subunit, translated as MNRHWSGFNIVSVVVGFAFLYIPIILLIIYSFNASRLVTVWAGFSTQWYGEMLRNQALLDAAWVTLRVALVSATAATLLGTLAAVVLVRVTRFRGRLLFSGMVFAPLVMPEVITGLSLLLLFIAMNLDRTIFTVMLAHTTFSMCFVAVVVQSRLVTFDRSLEEAAQDLGCTPLKAFLTVTLPVIAPAVIAGWMLAFTLSLDDLVIASFTSGSGATTLPMRIYSQVRLGVTPEINAVCTVLIALVTTAVIIASVINKRSMVQRERAEQLARAN; from the coding sequence ATGAACAGGCACTGGTCCGGCTTCAACATCGTGTCGGTGGTGGTCGGCTTCGCCTTCCTCTACATCCCGATCATCCTTCTGATCATCTACTCGTTCAACGCGTCGCGGCTCGTAACGGTATGGGCGGGGTTTTCCACCCAGTGGTACGGCGAGATGCTGCGCAACCAAGCGCTTCTCGACGCGGCATGGGTGACGCTCCGCGTCGCCCTCGTTTCGGCGACAGCGGCGACGCTGCTCGGAACGCTAGCAGCCGTGGTGCTCGTCCGCGTCACGCGGTTTCGCGGTCGGTTGCTGTTTTCCGGCATGGTCTTCGCGCCGCTCGTCATGCCGGAAGTGATCACCGGCCTGTCGCTGCTGCTGCTCTTCATCGCGATGAATCTCGACCGCACGATCTTCACCGTCATGCTGGCGCACACGACGTTCTCCATGTGCTTCGTCGCGGTGGTGGTTCAATCGCGGCTGGTGACGTTCGACCGGTCGCTCGAAGAGGCAGCGCAGGATCTTGGCTGCACGCCGCTCAAGGCGTTTCTGACGGTGACGTTGCCGGTCATCGCTCCCGCGGTGATCGCCGGCTGGATGCTTGCCTTCACGCTGTCGCTGGATGACCTCGTCATCGCGAGCTTCACGTCGGGCTCCGGTGCGACGACGCTACCGATGCGGATTTACAGCCAGGTCAGGCTCGGCGTCACGCCGGAGATCAACGCGGTGTGCACGGTGCTGATCGCGCTTGTGACGACAGCGGTCATCATCGCTTCGGTGATCAACAAGCGCAGCATGGTCCAGCGCGAGCGGGCCGAGCAACTGGCCCGTGCCAACTGA
- a CDS encoding PAS domain-containing sensor histidine kinase, translated as MPAHDYPFIEIAVHPSIRERYSEGAGLAVLSPAVDYVYWANGAAATQFGYESIYTFLEDEAFEEGLLARQVATAAGRVAASGQAEKLILRVGSGFRRVATACVLEPMTLSGGEPALLLAMPPEKRLRDSIHRAQAMISGFGDTDTHVAVLDGDANMLAQSMTFDGLQISPDEMVALVESVDREPGRLIKRAILTAHGTMPAAIARIGDSQPLNLIFVVEPAIAAAPQAPLAAPPAPVEAHSSAADASVPAPSQSPEASPPSMRPYPHQVEETVAHAPAPPTDPSDEATGAGNAASGSDALDRFEFDITARPVRFAWKIDSGGLFSEVSPEFGKTIGPNAADIVGRSFEDVATVFNLDPERKIIDLLHRRDTWSSKTVMWPVQGTPLVVPVDLAALPTYSRDRAFEGFRGFGIVRVAEAVEDAGRLGLSLTPQAKVSPTPQPFTPEASPLPELPTIPTLDVQDPVIELPLRRQTEESPPATIPVPSNDDTAPPASNHREPDPIENPLEDPFRGEVPALRIVETPARRSSDKVIDLDEHRSRGREGLSKIDQAVFHQIGEELGRRLANRDAARKHGADANQNAAAPAEAKMPASVAPPPPAEPVTAVELVARALPTAVPKAEHVAAIALPEPNLQVVEAKEETAVEPLASDAERTAPDGTEVAPEPSVEFASEAPRRPGRTYLTAAFIDALPAALAILRGERMLHANSNFLSLTGYAGSTHFETSGGLDALFLDMEDSALSAVDPATKGLRLMRLNGDPIEVDAKLQSVGWDDGSALLLALAPLRQAPPADTGQDRRTVASSAEIEMEELRSILETATDGVVILDEDGSIRSMNRSASALFDYESDETLHQPFAMLFAHESQRAVLDYVASLSDNGVASVLNDGREVIGREASGGFIPLFMTLGRLRGSNGYCAVMRDITHWKRTEEELRAAKRSAETANAHKSEFLARVSHEIRTPLNAIIGFSEMMSTERFGPLGSARYLEYAHDIGRSGRHVLDIVNDLLDISKIEAGQQDMDFSAVSLNELLAEAVSLLQPQANAERVIIRTSLSTALPDVVADPRSVKQIAINLLANAVRFTPPGGQIVVSTVYDAGGKVVMRVRDTGIGMSRSELDHAMKPFRQGPTSPMRPRGDGTGLGLPLTKAMVEANRAHFAIESAPGEGTLVQVTFPSQRVLAD; from the coding sequence ATGCCGGCGCACGACTATCCGTTCATCGAGATCGCCGTTCATCCCTCGATCCGTGAACGGTATTCGGAAGGAGCCGGACTTGCCGTGCTCTCGCCCGCCGTGGACTACGTCTATTGGGCGAATGGCGCCGCCGCCACACAATTTGGCTACGAGAGCATCTATACGTTTCTGGAGGACGAGGCCTTCGAGGAAGGCCTTTTGGCGCGACAAGTCGCGACGGCGGCCGGACGCGTCGCCGCATCCGGCCAGGCCGAAAAGCTCATCCTGCGCGTGGGTTCCGGCTTTCGTCGCGTGGCGACCGCCTGTGTACTGGAGCCGATGACCTTGAGTGGCGGCGAGCCCGCCCTCCTCTTGGCCATGCCGCCGGAAAAGCGGCTCAGAGATAGCATCCATCGCGCTCAGGCGATGATTTCCGGTTTCGGCGACACCGACACGCATGTTGCCGTCCTGGATGGTGACGCGAACATGCTCGCCCAATCCATGACCTTCGATGGGCTGCAGATCTCGCCGGACGAAATGGTGGCGCTCGTGGAATCGGTCGACCGCGAACCGGGTCGATTGATCAAGCGTGCCATTCTGACTGCTCACGGTACGATGCCCGCCGCGATCGCCCGGATCGGCGACAGCCAACCACTGAACCTGATTTTCGTCGTGGAACCGGCAATTGCGGCGGCGCCGCAAGCACCTTTGGCTGCGCCCCCTGCACCGGTCGAGGCGCATTCCTCCGCCGCCGATGCCTCCGTTCCCGCACCGTCGCAGAGCCCGGAAGCCTCTCCGCCATCGATGAGGCCCTATCCGCATCAAGTTGAAGAAACCGTCGCGCATGCGCCCGCACCGCCCACAGACCCAAGCGATGAGGCGACAGGTGCCGGGAATGCCGCGTCGGGCTCTGATGCCCTCGATCGGTTTGAGTTCGACATCACGGCGCGTCCGGTCCGTTTTGCCTGGAAGATCGATTCCGGCGGGCTCTTCAGTGAAGTCTCGCCGGAATTCGGCAAGACGATCGGCCCCAATGCCGCCGATATCGTCGGGCGATCGTTCGAGGATGTCGCCACGGTCTTCAATCTCGATCCCGAGCGCAAGATCATCGATCTGCTGCACCGCCGCGATACCTGGTCCAGCAAGACCGTGATGTGGCCTGTCCAGGGCACCCCTCTTGTCGTGCCCGTCGATCTGGCCGCGCTGCCGACCTATTCGCGAGACCGTGCATTCGAGGGCTTCAGGGGCTTCGGCATCGTCCGCGTCGCCGAAGCTGTCGAAGATGCAGGTCGCCTTGGGCTCTCCCTCACGCCGCAGGCCAAAGTTTCGCCGACACCGCAGCCTTTCACACCGGAAGCGTCGCCACTGCCGGAACTGCCCACGATACCCACTCTCGATGTGCAGGACCCCGTCATCGAATTGCCGCTTCGCCGCCAGACCGAGGAAAGCCCGCCGGCGACGATCCCCGTGCCGTCCAACGACGACACTGCGCCACCAGCCTCGAACCATCGCGAACCGGATCCGATCGAGAACCCGTTGGAGGATCCGTTCCGCGGCGAGGTGCCGGCACTGCGTATCGTGGAAACACCGGCCAGGCGCTCGTCCGACAAGGTCATCGATCTCGACGAGCATCGCAGCCGCGGGCGCGAGGGCCTGTCGAAAATCGATCAGGCCGTGTTCCATCAGATCGGCGAGGAGCTCGGCCGTCGCCTGGCCAACCGTGATGCCGCCCGCAAGCATGGCGCGGATGCGAACCAAAACGCGGCGGCCCCGGCGGAGGCGAAGATGCCTGCTTCCGTGGCGCCCCCTCCCCCTGCCGAACCGGTCACAGCGGTGGAGCTCGTCGCGCGGGCATTGCCGACGGCAGTGCCGAAGGCCGAGCATGTCGCCGCCATCGCGCTGCCCGAGCCAAACCTGCAAGTTGTCGAGGCCAAGGAAGAAACGGCTGTTGAACCTTTAGCTTCCGACGCCGAACGGACCGCTCCGGACGGCACGGAGGTCGCGCCGGAACCATCGGTCGAATTCGCGAGCGAAGCGCCGAGACGTCCAGGCCGCACCTATCTCACGGCCGCATTCATCGATGCTTTGCCCGCAGCGCTGGCCATCCTGCGCGGCGAACGCATGCTGCACGCGAACTCGAATTTTCTTTCCCTCACCGGCTACGCCGGCAGCACGCATTTCGAAACTTCTGGCGGTCTCGATGCGCTGTTCCTCGACATGGAAGACAGCGCCCTTTCGGCGGTCGACCCAGCTACCAAGGGTCTTCGGCTCATGCGGCTGAACGGCGATCCCATCGAGGTCGACGCCAAGTTGCAATCGGTCGGCTGGGACGATGGCTCCGCGCTGCTGCTCGCGCTCGCACCGCTCCGCCAGGCGCCGCCAGCCGATACGGGGCAGGACCGTCGCACCGTCGCATCCAGTGCAGAAATCGAGATGGAGGAGCTTCGCTCCATTCTCGAAACGGCAACGGATGGCGTCGTGATCCTCGACGAGGATGGCTCGATCCGCTCCATGAACCGATCGGCAAGTGCCCTGTTCGACTATGAGAGCGACGAGACGCTGCACCAGCCCTTCGCCATGTTGTTCGCGCATGAGAGCCAGCGGGCCGTCCTCGACTATGTGGCAAGCCTTTCGGACAACGGCGTTGCCAGCGTGCTCAATGACGGCCGCGAAGTTATCGGTCGTGAGGCCTCAGGGGGCTTCATTCCACTTTTCATGACGCTGGGGCGCCTGCGGGGCTCAAACGGCTATTGCGCGGTGATGCGCGACATCACCCATTGGAAGCGGACAGAAGAGGAATTGCGGGCTGCCAAACGCAGCGCCGAAACGGCCAACGCCCACAAAAGCGAGTTTCTCGCCCGCGTCAGCCATGAGATCCGCACGCCTCTCAACGCCATCATTGGATTTTCGGAAATGATGTCGACAGAGCGGTTCGGCCCGCTGGGCTCCGCACGCTATCTCGAATACGCCCACGATATCGGCCGGTCGGGGCGTCACGTTCTGGATATCGTCAACGATCTGCTCGACATCTCGAAGATCGAAGCCGGCCAGCAGGACATGGATTTCTCGGCCGTCTCGCTGAACGAGCTTCTCGCCGAGGCCGTGTCGCTTCTCCAGCCGCAGGCAAATGCCGAACGGGTCATCATCCGCACCAGCCTGTCGACGGCACTGCCGGATGTCGTCGCCGATCCCCGCTCGGTCAAACAGATCGCGATCAATCTGCTGGCGAACGCAGTGCGGTTCACCCCGCCTGGCGGACAGATCGTCGTCTCGACGGTCTATGATGCCGGCGGTAAGGTCGTGATGCGCGTGCGCGATACAGGCATCGGCATGTCCCGCAGCGAACTTGATCATGCGATGAAGCCGTTTCGCCAGGGGCCGACCAGCCCGATGCGCCCGCGCGGCGATGGAACAGGGCTCGGCCTGCCGTTGACGAAGGCCATGGTGGAGGCGAATAGGGCGCATTTCGCCATCGAATCCGCGCCTGGCGAAGGTACGTTGGTCCAGGTGACCTTCCCTTCCCAGCGGGTCTTGGCAGACTGA
- a CDS encoding sulfite exporter TauE/SafE family protein, whose protein sequence is MLDFFTFALVGFFAQAVDGALGMAYGVISSTVLLGVGLPPAQVSASVHAAELFTTAASGSGHLYHRNIDWKLFARLAPFGIIGGVTGAYVLTSIDGSAIKPFITTYLAALGIWIFARSFRKLPSKPISGKLVAPLGLAGGFLDASGGGGWGPIVTTGLLGAGGAPRYVIGTVNASEFLITLSVSLAFLIALITGHWQDAGDLSNHAMSIAGLIVGGLGAAPLAGWIVRHVPEKLLLRAVGTVICILAITQTVQQVFAA, encoded by the coding sequence GTGCTCGACTTCTTCACTTTCGCCCTCGTCGGTTTCTTCGCCCAGGCCGTCGATGGCGCACTTGGCATGGCCTATGGCGTCATCTCATCCACGGTGCTGCTCGGCGTCGGCCTGCCGCCTGCCCAGGTGTCCGCATCAGTCCACGCTGCCGAACTCTTCACCACGGCAGCCTCGGGCAGCGGGCACCTCTATCACCGCAACATCGACTGGAAACTCTTTGCTCGCCTCGCCCCGTTCGGCATCATCGGCGGCGTGACCGGTGCCTATGTGCTGACCTCCATCGATGGCTCGGCGATCAAGCCGTTCATCACCACCTATCTCGCCGCACTCGGCATCTGGATTTTCGCGCGCTCCTTCCGCAAGCTTCCAAGCAAGCCGATCAGCGGCAAGCTGGTGGCGCCGCTAGGTCTTGCGGGCGGCTTTCTGGATGCCTCGGGTGGTGGTGGCTGGGGGCCGATCGTGACGACCGGCCTTCTTGGAGCCGGCGGCGCCCCGCGCTACGTGATCGGCACCGTGAATGCGAGCGAATTCCTGATCACGCTCTCCGTGTCGCTTGCCTTCCTCATCGCACTCATTACCGGCCACTGGCAGGATGCCGGCGACCTTTCAAACCATGCCATGTCCATCGCCGGCCTTATCGTCGGGGGGCTTGGCGCAGCGCCGCTGGCCGGCTGGATCGTGCGGCACGTGCCGGAAAAGTTGCTGCTTCGAGCGGTCGGCACAGTCATCTGCATTCTTGCGATCACGCAAACGGTCCAGCAGGTGTTTGCCGCGTGA
- a CDS encoding acetoacetate--CoA ligase: MPTDDNQLLWTPSSADIDASRMMEFARFAGARAGETFDTFEALHAWSVTDIPAFWSSVWHYFDVKGEKGEALAEHLDHMPGASFFPQARLNFAENLLSQTGDDDAIIFRGEDKVETRLSWDDLHALVSRLQQAMRAMGIGPGDRVAAMMPNMPETVALMLAATSIGAIWSSCSPDFGERGVTDRFGQIEPKLFIACDGYWYNGKEQDVSAKLVPIEAALAPELTLIIPYLGKADSVAGALKNATTLAQFIEAFAPQAVTFERLPFAHPLYILFSSGTTGVPKCIIHSAGGILLQHLKEHGLHCGIRSGERLFYFTTCGWMMWNWLVSGLAVGATLCLYDGSPFHPDGNVLFDYAAAERFSVFGTSAKFIDAVRKADLAPGRDHDLSALRLLTSTGSPLSPEGFSFVYEGIKNDLHLASISGGTDICACFVLGVPTKPVWRGEIQGPGLGMATDVWNDDGEPVVGEKGELICHKPFPSMPIGFWNDKDGAKYHEAYFDRFDNVWCHGDFAERTEHGGFIIHGRSDATLNPGGVRIGTAEIYNIVEQMPEIAEAICIGQDFDGDVRVVLFVRMAAGQTLSEDLEKSIRSRIRQGASPRHVPAKIVAVGDIPRTKSGKITELAVRDVVHGRPVKNKEALANPQALDLFADLPELSS; this comes from the coding sequence ATGCCGACGGACGACAACCAACTGCTCTGGACGCCATCGAGCGCTGACATCGACGCCAGCCGGATGATGGAATTCGCCCGCTTTGCCGGTGCGCGCGCCGGCGAAACGTTCGATACGTTCGAGGCGCTTCATGCCTGGTCGGTGACCGACATTCCGGCCTTTTGGTCGTCCGTATGGCACTATTTCGACGTAAAGGGCGAGAAGGGCGAAGCGCTTGCGGAGCATCTCGACCACATGCCGGGAGCGTCGTTCTTTCCGCAGGCGCGGCTGAATTTCGCGGAAAACCTGCTGTCGCAGACAGGCGACGACGACGCCATTATCTTCCGCGGCGAAGACAAGGTCGAAACGCGGCTCTCCTGGGATGATTTGCACGCGCTGGTCTCGCGTCTGCAGCAGGCGATGCGCGCCATGGGGATCGGACCCGGCGATCGCGTTGCCGCGATGATGCCGAACATGCCGGAGACCGTGGCGCTGATGCTGGCCGCCACGTCGATCGGCGCCATCTGGTCGTCCTGCTCGCCGGATTTCGGCGAAAGGGGTGTGACCGACCGCTTCGGCCAGATCGAGCCGAAGCTCTTCATCGCCTGCGATGGGTACTGGTACAACGGCAAGGAGCAGGACGTTTCAGCCAAGCTCGTGCCGATCGAAGCCGCCTTGGCGCCCGAATTGACACTGATCATTCCCTATCTCGGCAAGGCGGACAGCGTCGCCGGGGCATTGAAGAATGCGACCACGCTTGCCCAGTTCATCGAAGCCTTCGCTCCTCAGGCTGTCACCTTCGAGCGGCTGCCGTTCGCGCACCCGCTCTACATCCTCTTTTCCTCCGGCACGACCGGCGTGCCCAAATGCATCATCCATTCGGCCGGCGGGATCCTGCTGCAGCACCTGAAGGAGCACGGTCTCCATTGCGGCATCCGGTCGGGCGAGCGGCTCTTCTATTTCACCACCTGCGGCTGGATGATGTGGAACTGGCTCGTCTCGGGGCTGGCGGTGGGGGCGACGCTTTGCCTTTACGACGGTTCGCCCTTCCATCCCGACGGCAATGTCCTTTTCGACTATGCCGCCGCCGAGCGCTTCTCCGTCTTCGGCACGTCCGCGAAGTTCATCGATGCGGTGCGCAAGGCGGACCTCGCGCCCGGCCGCGATCACGATCTGTCGGCGCTGCGGCTGCTTACCTCCACGGGATCGCCGCTCTCGCCCGAAGGCTTCTCCTTCGTCTACGAGGGGATCAAGAACGATCTGCACCTCGCGTCGATCTCGGGCGGCACGGACATCTGCGCGTGCTTCGTTCTCGGCGTTCCGACCAAGCCCGTGTGGCGCGGCGAGATCCAGGGACCGGGTCTCGGCATGGCAACGGATGTCTGGAACGATGACGGCGAACCGGTGGTCGGCGAGAAGGGCGAGCTGATCTGCCACAAACCGTTCCCCTCAATGCCGATCGGCTTCTGGAACGACAAGGACGGCGCCAAGTACCACGAGGCCTATTTCGATCGCTTCGACAATGTCTGGTGCCACGGCGATTTCGCCGAACGGACGGAGCATGGCGGCTTCATCATCCATGGCCGGTCCGATGCGACCCTCAATCCGGGCGGCGTGCGGATCGGCACCGCCGAAATCTACAACATCGTCGAACAGATGCCGGAGATCGCCGAAGCGATCTGCATCGGCCAGGATTTCGATGGGGACGTGCGCGTCGTGCTCTTCGTGCGCATGGCCGCCGGACAGACCCTGTCGGAGGACCTCGAAAAGTCGATCCGCTCGCGCATCCGCCAAGGCGCGTCGCCGCGGCATGTGCCGGCTAAGATCGTCGCCGTCGGCGACATTCCTCGTACCAAATCGGGCAAGATCACCGAACTCGCCGTGCGCGACGTCGTTCACGGCCGCCCGGTGAAGAACAAGGAGGCACTCGCCAATCCGCAGGCGCTGGATTTGTTCGCAGACCTGCCGGAACTCAGCAGCTGA
- a CDS encoding AsmA-like C-terminal region-containing protein, whose translation MVADDTSRQGFRRVRWLLVLIVAIALIIGGALSIPFFVSEQRIGEHLRIELEDATGHRVDFDPAVEVVFFPVPGIKITDITIHSDSDPEQPLLTAEIMEADFGLASVVLGDPEFSDIALQRPVARVVLDENGLSNWHDPEDLSATDGGEPGANGAESSPFAFDMSRIGNLEFRDGTLLFDDRRYERRESVSAINGNLIWPRVGMGARLELGGVLRGEPVRMVVNADRPVELLNGTPAPLRLNLSSELLTINLSGTAGLSGASPSFNGDLELSSPSVRRALQWSGTELKPGEAISALGLEAEIQAAAGQVNLANVLLDIDNNRGIGALSLNWTEGAPPAISGTLAYSALDVGAFLNAFAPLPLDGGQLTPSIDTGFLRQLGLDLRFSAQTARIGRLELQNLAAAARIERGRALFDIGDASAYGGTIMGRIIISENGFDGGGEIQLTAENVDFGAAYQAAGVTGPLPRGRGTLNLAVSSPTPVWATTARDLQGRLEMAIGEGSIPGFNLQTFRTLASQERFFSLTRASEGDLPFRSARFATTFANGTAEIETAEILSGSTTVTLSGLIPFDRGSLAMSGAITDAPAQPAEGAETPAAPPALRFFVGGSWPAPVISPVMGN comes from the coding sequence TTGGTCGCTGACGACACATCCAGGCAAGGCTTCAGGCGCGTCCGATGGCTCCTTGTGCTCATCGTCGCCATCGCCCTCATCATCGGCGGGGCGCTAAGCATTCCCTTCTTCGTCTCGGAGCAGCGGATCGGCGAGCATCTTCGGATCGAGCTCGAGGACGCCACCGGCCACCGGGTCGATTTCGATCCGGCCGTGGAAGTCGTGTTCTTTCCGGTTCCGGGCATAAAGATCACCGACATCACGATTCATTCGGATTCGGATCCTGAACAGCCATTGCTCACCGCTGAGATCATGGAGGCCGATTTCGGTCTCGCATCCGTGGTTCTCGGCGATCCGGAATTCTCCGACATCGCCTTGCAACGCCCGGTCGCGCGCGTGGTGCTGGACGAAAACGGCCTCAGCAACTGGCATGATCCAGAGGATCTTTCGGCGACCGACGGAGGGGAACCCGGCGCCAACGGGGCCGAGTCCAGTCCATTCGCCTTCGACATGTCGCGGATCGGCAACCTGGAATTTCGCGACGGCACTCTCCTCTTCGACGACAGGCGCTACGAGCGTCGCGAAAGCGTCAGCGCGATCAATGGCAACCTGATCTGGCCGCGTGTCGGCATGGGCGCACGTCTGGAACTCGGCGGCGTTCTGCGCGGCGAGCCTGTGCGTATGGTCGTCAACGCCGACCGGCCGGTCGAACTGCTGAACGGCACGCCGGCGCCGCTGCGGCTCAATTTGTCCTCCGAACTGCTGACCATCAATCTGTCCGGGACGGCAGGCCTCTCTGGGGCATCGCCCTCCTTCAACGGAGATCTGGAGCTCTCCAGCCCGTCGGTGCGCAGAGCGCTGCAATGGTCCGGTACGGAACTGAAACCCGGCGAAGCCATCAGCGCGCTTGGACTGGAGGCCGAGATCCAGGCAGCCGCGGGACAGGTGAACCTCGCCAACGTCCTGCTCGACATCGACAACAACCGTGGCATCGGCGCGCTCTCGCTCAACTGGACCGAAGGCGCGCCACCTGCCATTTCCGGGACGCTTGCCTATAGTGCGCTCGACGTCGGTGCGTTCCTGAACGCGTTTGCACCGCTGCCGCTCGATGGCGGACAGCTGACGCCGTCGATCGACACCGGTTTTTTGCGTCAGCTCGGGCTCGATCTTCGCTTTTCCGCACAGACCGCGCGCATCGGACGCCTCGAACTGCAAAATCTCGCCGCGGCAGCGCGGATCGAACGCGGACGCGCCCTGTTCGACATCGGCGATGCCTCTGCTTACGGCGGCACCATCATGGGCCGCATCATCATCTCGGAGAACGGCTTCGATGGCGGCGGTGAAATCCAGCTGACGGCCGAGAACGTCGATTTCGGAGCCGCCTATCAGGCCGCCGGCGTAACCGGCCCGCTTCCGCGCGGCCGCGGCACGCTCAATCTCGCCGTCTCCTCCCCAACTCCCGTCTGGGCAACCACGGCGCGCGATCTGCAGGGCCGGCTGGAAATGGCAATCGGAGAAGGATCGATCCCCGGCTTCAACCTACAGACATTCCGCACGCTGGCATCTCAGGAACGGTTCTTCAGCCTTACGCGCGCTTCGGAGGGCGACCTGCCGTTCCGCTCCGCGCGCTTCGCAACGACTTTTGCAAACGGCACGGCAGAGATCGAAACGGCAGAAATCTTGTCCGGCAGCACGACGGTGACGTTGTCCGGCCTCATCCCGTTCGATCGCGGCAGTCTCGCGATGTCGGGAGCGATCACCGATGCACCGGCTCAGCCCGCTGAAGGCGCGGAAACACCCGCAGCACCGCCGGCCTTGCGGTTCTTCGTCGGCGGATCCTGGCCCGCCCCGGTGATCTCACCGGTGATGGGAAACTAA
- a CDS encoding phasin: protein MATAKKTAEAEIFAFPNFDPAKVTDTYREFAEKGVAQSKEAYAKMKSAAEDASKTMETTMEKAQAGTVELGLKAIDTMRVNTETTFSHMEKLLGVKSVAEMIELQSSFVRMQMEAAVDQAKNWQDAVRTVSEDVTKPGKVAVEKSMKDINVA, encoded by the coding sequence ATGGCTACTGCCAAGAAAACTGCCGAAGCAGAAATCTTCGCTTTCCCGAATTTCGACCCGGCAAAGGTCACCGACACCTATCGCGAATTCGCTGAAAAGGGTGTTGCACAGTCCAAAGAAGCTTACGCCAAGATGAAGTCTGCGGCGGAAGACGCCTCCAAGACCATGGAAACCACCATGGAAAAGGCGCAGGCCGGCACCGTGGAACTCGGTCTCAAGGCCATCGACACCATGCGCGTGAACACCGAGACCACCTTTTCCCACATGGAAAAGCTGCTCGGCGTGAAGTCCGTCGCTGAAATGATCGAACTGCAGTCTTCCTTCGTGCGCATGCAGATGGAAGCCGCCGTCGACCAGGCCAAGAACTGGCAGGACGCCGTCCGCACGGTGTCCGAAGACGTCACCAAGCCTGGCAAGGTCGCCGTCGAGAAGTCCATGAAGGACATCAACGTCGCCTAA